In Ostrea edulis chromosome 4, xbOstEdul1.1, whole genome shotgun sequence, a single window of DNA contains:
- the LOC125668816 gene encoding uncharacterized protein LOC125668816, translating to MPFLTQFLLRRPSPFVKQGQLPRAPKARFAGVPVLKNSIANKDYTGFEGNCNEQMQNMLSCLTNAALNQSACEEEILSYNTCMKKAIEVGRMKKANKFVANPTTSFDGRQKVPPPIINKVMSRYPMKYKSLKNIK from the exons ATGCCTTTCTTAACCCAGTTTTTATTAAGAAGACCCTCTCCCTTTGTTAAACAAGGACAGCTTCCTCGAGCCCCGAAAGCTAGGTTCGCTGGAGTTCCTGTTCTGAAGAATAGCATAGCAAACAAAGACTACACTGGCTTTG AGGGGAATTGTAATGAACAGATGCAGAATATGCTTTCTTGTCTGACAAATGCAGCACTTAACCAATCAGCTTGTGAGGAAGAAATCCTCAGCTACAACACATGCATGAAAAAAGCAATA gAAGTTGGGCGGATGAAGAAGGCTAATAAGTTTGTAGCAAACCCTACCACAAGTTTTGATGGACGACAAAAGGTTCCACCGCCTATAATCAACAAAGTCATGTCTAGATATCCAATGAAATACAAAAGTCTCAAAAACATCAAATGA